The Chlamydia sp. sequence CTGAGTTGATTATGACTTTGGAAGAGAAATTTGCTTTTGAAATTTCTGAAGATGAAGCTGAGCAGCTCCGTACAGTTGGTGACGTGATTAAATACATTCAGGAGCGTCAAAACTAAACTCTTTGAAAAAAGAGTCTTGCGCCCACAGTTATTCCTATTAGGAGCTGTGGGTTTTTTTATTGGTCGCGAAAGATTATTTGTTTTGAATACAGTTCTAAGAGAGCCAGGGCAACAGAGGGACATTCTTCAATAATGCTTAAGAACTGTCCCTTGCTTAATATAAGAGTTTTTACAAGAGTGATAGCTTCGGCAGAATACTTCCGAATACTATTATTAAAAAAACTTTCTTCTCCAAAACTATCAAACGGTTTGAGACTAACATCAATTGCAGCTTCTTTTGAAAAAATTTTTACACAACCCTCAGCTATTACATATAGGCTAAAGCTTCGTTGCCCTTCTGAAAAAATCTCAGAGCTTGCTTTAAAAAGCATGACTTCAGACTTATCTGCTATGGAAAGCAGCACGTCCATGTCTAAAGAAGCAAATAAGAAAGTCTTTTTCAA is a genomic window containing:
- the acpP gene encoding acyl carrier protein, encoding MSLEDDVKAIIVDQLGVSPEDVKESSSFIEDLNADSLDLTELIMTLEEKFAFEISEDEAEQLRTVGDVIKYIQERQN
- a CDS encoding cyclic nucleotide-binding domain-containing protein is translated as MNLIDKAFLLKKTFLFASLDMDVLLSIADKSEVMLFKASSEIFSEGQRSFSLYVIAEGCVKIFSKEAAIDVSLKPFDSFGEESFFNNSIRKYSAEAITLVKTLILSKGQFLSIIEECPSVALALLELYSKQIIFRDQ